In a genomic window of Colias croceus chromosome 20, ilColCroc2.1:
- the LOC123701078 gene encoding uncharacterized protein LOC123701078 isoform X2 — MRTSHPQYTIMVEFMEKHGDLSKPSGGPRGRHYVQQKWKELIDMLNSDGTGDSRTEEKWRKVWSDFKNNVKKKWAKINRSAQGTGGGPAIQLTLTDLENRVLNLIGVQAATGMPIQEAGFVQVVGGEDVSLSGVQVPATETVDELTVDYAAYEYTPIPEDEWNTAGTSSQPTVAPPLPPPTPPTALTPPPGPVQTQWQPPKKKKKPEDLVIKVFKECERNAREYEKERDRIAQELERERIRQRDVELQLQAQWLDFMREALKVVNKYLEKRSE, encoded by the exons ATGAGAACCAGCCACCCGCAGTACACCATTATGGTAGAATTTATGGAAAA gcATGGAGACTTATCCAAACCCAGTGGGGGTCCTCGTGGTAGACATTATGTGCAGCAAAAATGGAAGGAGTTAATTGATATGCTCAATAGTGATGGCACTGGGGATTCTCGAACAGAGGAAAAGTGGCGGAAG GTTTGGAGTGactttaaaaacaatgtaaaaaaaaagtggGCGAAAATAAATAGGTCTGCTCAGGGTACAG GTGGTGGGCCAGCGATTCAGCTGACATTAACAGACCTTGAAAACagagttttaaatttaattggaGTGCAGGCTGCTACTGGGATGCCTATACAAGAAGCTGGATTTGTACAG gttGTTGGTGGAGAGGATGTTAGCTTGTCAGGTGTACAAGTACCTGCTACAGAAACTGTAGATGAATTGACTGTGGATTATGCTGCTTATGAATATACACCAATTCCTGAAG ATGAATGGAATACTGCAGGAACAAGCAGTCAACCCACAGTCGCTCCACCTCTTCCTCCTCCTACTCCGCCAACAGCACTTACACCACCACCAGGTCCAGTGCAAACCCAGTGGCAACCGCcgaaaaaaaagaagaagccTGAAGATTTagttataaaagtatttaagGAGTGTGAGAGGAATGCTAGGGAGTATGAAAAGGAGCGTGACCGAATTGCACAAGAATTAGAACGAGAGAGGATTCGTCAGCGTGATGTAGAGCTTCAGTTGCAAGCTCAGTGGTTAGATTTTATGAGAGAGGCGTTAAaggttgtaaataaatatttagagaAAAGAAGTGAATAG
- the LOC123701078 gene encoding nuclear transcription factor Y subunit beta-like isoform X4, translated as MRTSHPQYTIMVEFMEKHGDLSKPSGGPRGRHYVQQKWKELIDMLNSDGTGDSRTEEKWRKVVGGEDVSLSGVQVPATETVDELTVDYAAYEYTPIPEDEWNTAGTSSQPTVAPPLPPPTPPTALTPPPGPVQTQWQPPKKKKKPEDLVIKVFKECERNAREYEKERDRIAQELERERIRQRDVELQLQAQWLDFMREALKVVNKYLEKRSE; from the exons ATGAGAACCAGCCACCCGCAGTACACCATTATGGTAGAATTTATGGAAAA gcATGGAGACTTATCCAAACCCAGTGGGGGTCCTCGTGGTAGACATTATGTGCAGCAAAAATGGAAGGAGTTAATTGATATGCTCAATAGTGATGGCACTGGGGATTCTCGAACAGAGGAAAAGTGGCGGAAG gttGTTGGTGGAGAGGATGTTAGCTTGTCAGGTGTACAAGTACCTGCTACAGAAACTGTAGATGAATTGACTGTGGATTATGCTGCTTATGAATATACACCAATTCCTGAAG ATGAATGGAATACTGCAGGAACAAGCAGTCAACCCACAGTCGCTCCACCTCTTCCTCCTCCTACTCCGCCAACAGCACTTACACCACCACCAGGTCCAGTGCAAACCCAGTGGCAACCGCcgaaaaaaaagaagaagccTGAAGATTTagttataaaagtatttaagGAGTGTGAGAGGAATGCTAGGGAGTATGAAAAGGAGCGTGACCGAATTGCACAAGAATTAGAACGAGAGAGGATTCGTCAGCGTGATGTAGAGCTTCAGTTGCAAGCTCAGTGGTTAGATTTTATGAGAGAGGCGTTAAaggttgtaaataaatatttagagaAAAGAAGTGAATAG
- the LOC123701078 gene encoding nuclear transcription factor Y subunit beta-like isoform X3 — MRTSHPQYTIMVEFMEKHGDLSKPSGGPRGRHYVQQKWKELIDMLNSDGTGDSRTEEKWRKVVGGEDVSLSGVQVPATETVDELTVDYAAYEYTPIPEDEWNTAGTSSQPTVAPPLPPPTPPTALTPPPGPVQTQWQPPKKKKKPEDLAIKVFKECERNAREYEKERDRIAQELERERIRQRDVELQLQAQWLDFMREALKVVNKYLEKRSE, encoded by the exons ATGAGAACCAGCCACCCGCAGTACACCATTATGGTAGAATTTATGGAAAA gcATGGAGACTTATCCAAACCCAGTGGGGGTCCTCGTGGTAGACATTATGTGCAGCAAAAATGGAAGGAGTTAATTGATATGCTCAATAGTGATGGCACTGGGGATTCTCGAACAGAGGAAAAGTGGCGGAAG gttGTTGGTGGAGAGGATGTTAGCTTGTCAGGTGTACAAGTACCTGCTACAGAAACTGTAGATGAATTGACTGTGGATTATGCTGCTTATGAATATACACCAATTCCTGAAG ATGAATGGAATACTGCAGGAACAAGCAGTCAACCCACAGTCGCTCCACCTCTTCCTCCTCCTACTCCGCCAACAGCACTTACACCACCACCAGGTCCAGTGCAAACCCAGTGGCAACCGCcgaaaaaaaagaagaagccTGAAGATTTAgctataaaagtatttaagGAGTGTGAGAGGAATGCTAGGGAGTATGAAAAGGAGCGTGACCGAATTGCACAAGAATTAGAACGAGAGAGGATTCGTCAGCGTGATGTAGAGCTTCAGTTGCAAGCTCAGTGGTTAGATTTTATGAGAGAGGCGTTAAaggttgtaaataaatatttagagaAAAGAAGTGAATAG
- the LOC123701078 gene encoding uncharacterized protein LOC123701078 isoform X1 — MRTSHPQYTIMVEFMEKHGDLSKPSGGPRGRHYVQQKWKELIDMLNSDGTGDSRTEEKWRKVWSDFKNNVKKKWAKINRSAQGTGGGPAIQLTLTDLENRVLNLIGVQAATGMPIQEAGFVQVVGGEDVSLSGVQVPATETVDELTVDYAAYEYTPIPEDEWNTAGTSSQPTVAPPLPPPTPPTALTPPPGPVQTQWQPPKKKKKPEDLVIKVFKECERNAREYEKERDRIAQELERERIRQRDVELQLQAQWLDFMREALKVVNKYLEKRSE; from the exons ATGAGAACCAGCCACCCGCAGTACACCATTATGGTAGAATTTATGGAAAA gcATGGAGACTTATCCAAACCCAGTGGGGGTCCTCGTGGTAGACATTATGTGCAGCAAAAATGGAAGGAGTTAATTGATATGCTCAATAGTGATGGCACTGGGGATTCTCGAACAGAGGAAAAGTGGCGGAAG GTTTGGAGTGactttaaaaacaatgtaaaaaaaaagtggGCGAAAATAAATAGGTCTGCTCAGGGTACAGGTGGTGGGCCAGCGATTCAGCTGACATTAACAGACCTTGAAAACagagttttaaatttaattggaGTGCAGGCTGCTACTGGGATGCCTATACAAGAAGCTGGATTTGTACAG gttGTTGGTGGAGAGGATGTTAGCTTGTCAGGTGTACAAGTACCTGCTACAGAAACTGTAGATGAATTGACTGTGGATTATGCTGCTTATGAATATACACCAATTCCTGAAG ATGAATGGAATACTGCAGGAACAAGCAGTCAACCCACAGTCGCTCCACCTCTTCCTCCTCCTACTCCGCCAACAGCACTTACACCACCACCAGGTCCAGTGCAAACCCAGTGGCAACCGCcgaaaaaaaagaagaagccTGAAGATTTagttataaaagtatttaagGAGTGTGAGAGGAATGCTAGGGAGTATGAAAAGGAGCGTGACCGAATTGCACAAGAATTAGAACGAGAGAGGATTCGTCAGCGTGATGTAGAGCTTCAGTTGCAAGCTCAGTGGTTAGATTTTATGAGAGAGGCGTTAAaggttgtaaataaatatttagagaAAAGAAGTGAATAG